A part of Synergistaceae bacterium genomic DNA contains:
- the fliS gene encoding flagellar export chaperone FliS has product MVNNNNAQFTYQATRITTATKEQLLLITYDIGIKACHAAENAMLGKNGGSPDYDLANRETIRAQEVIRELMVTLNKDKGGEMADKLMQLYEYMYQLLVDANMKKEPDNIRTVRGMLEELKATWEGALVQLLQEYQAAHPEDKDLQNAILELEGKKPEQPAKPAAPTQTAYKTAAPAQKTAKAGGFTLAG; this is encoded by the coding sequence ATGGTAAACAATAACAACGCTCAATTTACATATCAGGCCACGCGAATCACGACCGCAACAAAAGAACAGCTCTTATTAATCACGTACGATATTGGCATTAAAGCATGTCATGCGGCAGAAAATGCTATGCTCGGCAAAAACGGCGGTTCACCTGATTACGATTTAGCGAACAGAGAAACTATACGCGCTCAGGAAGTTATACGCGAATTAATGGTAACTCTTAATAAGGACAAGGGCGGAGAGATGGCCGACAAGTTAATGCAGCTTTATGAATACATGTATCAATTATTAGTCGATGCCAACATGAAAAAGGAACCCGATAATATCCGCACAGTCCGTGGAATGCTCGAAGAGTTAAAAGCAACATGGGAGGGCGCACTCGTTCAATTATTGCAGGAATATCAAGCGGCTCACCCAGAAGATAAAGACCTTCAGAATGCTATATTAGAACTTGAAGGCAAGAAACCCGAACAGCCAGCCAAACCCGCAGCACCTACTCAGACGGCATATAAGACAGCTGCACCCGCTCAGAAGACAGCAAAGGCCGGAGGATTCACACTTGCAGGATAA
- a CDS encoding M48 family metalloprotease, which produces MRKFFIAGLIILLFASSIFAADKADNSTTLEREREIGRKAMKQIEEQWPLTTDPAITSRLEMILNKLEPFMERRINWEVRLVKTENMNAFCLPGGFIFFTTGIVDALKTDSELAAVMAHEMIHADQRHSLRMAADTNKVNLATLAAMLLSGGAAAPIILANLANVAITSSYTLKLEQEADRLGLEALIKSGYSPTGMITLFERFMAEEYKQPLIEYGIYMNHPESKQRLADAVKFLHDKNIPIERKYSLGLLRTSIRETKSNLQLIIDSSTVATGNNTPEIKTVLNKVRENLDKYLQLELAPYELHIVNGALYIGNNYILGNVDGVTSPDELRENLLKAVNLARAKHPTSKFFK; this is translated from the coding sequence ATGAGAAAATTTTTTATTGCAGGATTAATAATATTATTATTTGCGAGTTCAATTTTTGCCGCAGATAAAGCAGATAACAGCACTACTCTTGAACGTGAACGCGAAATCGGCCGCAAAGCTATGAAGCAAATCGAGGAACAATGGCCGCTGACTACTGACCCCGCAATAACTTCACGCCTAGAAATGATATTGAATAAATTAGAGCCTTTCATGGAACGCCGTATAAACTGGGAAGTTAGACTCGTCAAGACTGAAAATATGAACGCGTTTTGTTTACCCGGCGGATTTATTTTTTTCACGACTGGAATCGTTGACGCCCTGAAGACTGATTCAGAACTTGCTGCAGTAATGGCTCACGAAATGATTCACGCGGATCAAAGGCACTCTTTACGAATGGCAGCAGATACTAACAAAGTAAATCTTGCTACACTGGCGGCTATGTTATTGAGCGGAGGTGCAGCAGCTCCCATAATTCTAGCAAATCTAGCTAACGTAGCAATCACAAGCTCATATACTTTAAAACTTGAACAGGAAGCGGACAGGCTCGGACTTGAGGCGTTAATTAAATCGGGCTATTCTCCCACTGGAATGATTACACTTTTTGAAAGATTTATGGCCGAAGAGTATAAGCAGCCTTTAATAGAATACGGCATTTACATGAATCACCCGGAATCAAAACAAAGACTCGCCGATGCAGTTAAATTTTTGCATGATAAAAATATTCCCATTGAACGAAAATATTCACTTGGCCTGTTACGTACCAGCATACGGGAAACTAAATCAAATCTTCAATTAATAATAGACAGCTCAACAGTTGCGACGGGGAATAATACTCCGGAAATCAAGACCGTATTAAATAAAGTCCGTGAAAATCTCGATAAATATTTACAGTTAGAACTCGCACCGTATGAACTGCATATCGTGAACGGAGCGTTATATATCGGCAATAATTATATACTCGGCAATGTAGACGGAGTAACGAGCCCTGACGAATTGCGGGAGAATTTGTTAAAAGCTGTGAACTTAGCGCGGGCAAAACATCCGACATCAAAATTTTTCAAGTAA